The sequence below is a genomic window from Bacteroidales bacterium MB20-C3-3.
TATTGTCACTATTGCTCCTGATGAATTATAAAGGGTTGCTCCGTTGAACTCTCTGTATGTCCCTTTGTTACCCTCTGTAAGTTTTTCAAGAAGAGCAATCTCCTCAGGGGTATCCAAATGCTCAAGGTTAAGTGAAATCAGAACAGAGACCTCGTTTTTCCCGGAGTAATGTAAAGATGTGCAAAGATCAGATTTTCCCAGAAAAGAGAATTTACTATCACTTTTTAGAAGGTATGACAATCTGTTTGCAATCTTGAACAGACCACTCTGTTGATCCAGCAACGAAGAGAATGGATGTTTTCCGGAGATTAGATTATCCCCTAAAACTGATGGCGATTTGAATATCCATAACCCTACCGCATCAACAGGGACAGCATGAAGAGTCCTGCAGGTTGTTGACACAAAATGAGATGCCTTCTCTTTATTACCTCCCAACTTAACAATTGCAATAATTGTAATAGCGACAGATGCAACCAGGATGGCTGATATTATATAAACTTTTTTCTTTGGAAACATAGCCCACAAAGTTATTAAAAAACTAAATCATCCTTTTACTATATTTGCCGAATCTTAATCATTAACCATTAGTAATCTATGGATTCAAAATTACGATACAACATTAATCCGCTGGTAAAACATCTCAATAAACCACAGTCTGAATTTACAAAAAAAGACATCCTTCAGTACATTACAGACAAAGAGATCAGACTTATTAATTTTAGATATGTAGCTGCAGACGGAAGGCTGAAAACACTCAACTTCCCTGTTACCAGTCTGGACTATGCCGAGTCAATTCTTACATACGGAGAGAGAGTTGATGGCTCCAGTCTCTTCCCTTTTATTGAAGCAGGTTCAAGCGATCTTTATGTAATTCCGCGGTTTTCAACAGCATTCGCAGATCCATTTTCTGAGATTCCTGCGCTGGGACTTCTATGTTCATACTTTACAAAAGACAGCACCCCATTGGAGAGCTCTCCGGAATATACTCTCAGAAAAGCGGCTAAATCTTTTACCAAATCAACCGGACTAGCCTTTGAGGCTATGGGAGAGCTGGAGTTTTATGTTTGCGATATTGAGGAGCCTCTTTTCCCGGCTGTAAATCAAAAAGGATATCACGAGTCAGAACCTTTTACAAAATTTGAGCATTTCCGAACTGAGGCAATGAACCTCATTGCTCAGACAGGAGGGATGATAAAATACGGACACTCTGAAGTTGGCAATTTCACACAAGATGGTAAGGTATATGAGCAAAATGAGATTGAGTTTCTTGTCTCCCCGGTAGAATCTGCTGCGGATCAGCTTGTCATTGCTAAATGGATTATAAGAACTCTTGCTTTCAAATATGGACTGGATGTAACCTTTGCACCAAAAATTACAATTGGAAAGGCGGGAAGCGGGCTTCACTTTCATACAAGAATGGTCAAAGACGGAAAATCTGTAATGACAGAGAATGGTTCTCTTTCCATACTTGCAAAGAGGGCTATTGCAGGGTATATGCAGTGTGCATCATCCCTGACTGCTTTTGGGAACACTAATCCTACATCATATTTCAGACTTGTTCCTCACCAGGAAGCTCCAACAAGTATTTGCTGGGGAGACAGGAACAGATCTGTTCTTGTAAGGGTCCCTCTTGGATGGACAGGCGGACATGATATGTTGTCAATCGCAAATCCAAATGAGAAACCTAGAGAGGATATGATATTTGATAAGCAGACCGTTGAGATGAGATCCCCTGATGGATCTGCTGACATATATATGATGCTAGCCGGTTTGGTTGTTGCGGCAAGGACCGGTTTTGAAAATCCAAGTGCTCTGGAGATTGCAGATAGATGCTATGTGGATGTAAACATTCATGATAAAAAGCATGAGGAGAAATTACTATCCCTGGAACAGCTCCCTGCATCCTGCTGGGAATCTGCAGAGGAGTTGGAAAAGAAAAGATCCATTTATGAAAAAGATGGGGTTTTCTCTCCTTCACTTATTGACGGAGTAATAAAGAAATTAAAATCTTACAACGATAAAGATATCAGAAGTGAGACTAAAAACGATCCCTCAAAAATGAAGGAGCTTGTAGAGCTTTATTATCACTGCGGTTAGACTTAAATAAATCAGTTGCCCATTTCTGCAAGGAATTTTATCCGGACCAGC
It includes:
- a CDS encoding glutamine synthetase family protein is translated as MDSKLRYNINPLVKHLNKPQSEFTKKDILQYITDKEIRLINFRYVAADGRLKTLNFPVTSLDYAESILTYGERVDGSSLFPFIEAGSSDLYVIPRFSTAFADPFSEIPALGLLCSYFTKDSTPLESSPEYTLRKAAKSFTKSTGLAFEAMGELEFYVCDIEEPLFPAVNQKGYHESEPFTKFEHFRTEAMNLIAQTGGMIKYGHSEVGNFTQDGKVYEQNEIEFLVSPVESAADQLVIAKWIIRTLAFKYGLDVTFAPKITIGKAGSGLHFHTRMVKDGKSVMTENGSLSILAKRAIAGYMQCASSLTAFGNTNPTSYFRLVPHQEAPTSICWGDRNRSVLVRVPLGWTGGHDMLSIANPNEKPREDMIFDKQTVEMRSPDGSADIYMMLAGLVVAARTGFENPSALEIADRCYVDVNIHDKKHEEKLLSLEQLPASCWESAEELEKKRSIYEKDGVFSPSLIDGVIKKLKSYNDKDIRSETKNDPSKMKELVELYYHCG